The following are encoded together in the Rhizobium tumorigenes genome:
- a CDS encoding GNAT family N-acetyltransferase has product MAAVLDSVRALFAPSTFAIDHENAGDVVARENLLNRAMGAGRTRKSSEKLRRGCIPAEGLALVARDRSGHVIGTVRLWNIEAGVNRETQAVDALLLGPLAVDSDHEGKGIGAALMRAAILEAKQRGHGAILLVGDPAYYERFGFFAEKACHLVMPGPFERHRFLALELKDAWLEGAAGMLVASGRRLTQAKSRRAA; this is encoded by the coding sequence ATGGCCGCTGTTCTTGATTCTGTACGCGCACTCTTTGCGCCGTCCACTTTCGCAATCGATCACGAAAACGCAGGCGACGTCGTTGCCCGCGAGAACCTGCTGAACCGCGCCATGGGTGCCGGTCGTACACGGAAATCCTCGGAAAAGCTGCGTCGCGGCTGCATTCCGGCCGAAGGCCTGGCACTTGTTGCCCGCGACCGCAGCGGCCATGTCATCGGGACCGTGCGTCTCTGGAACATCGAGGCCGGTGTGAACCGCGAAACACAGGCAGTCGATGCCCTGTTGCTCGGGCCACTCGCCGTCGATTCGGACCACGAGGGCAAGGGCATTGGTGCGGCCCTGATGCGGGCTGCCATTCTCGAGGCCAAGCAGCGCGGCCATGGTGCCATCCTGCTGGTCGGCGATCCCGCCTATTACGAACGCTTCGGCTTCTTTGCCGAAAAAGCGTGCCATCTCGTCATGCCCGGCCCATTCGAGCGTCATCGTTTCCTGGCGCTGGAACTGAAGGACGCATGGCTGGAGGGCGCTGCCGGCATGCTGGTCGCCAGCGGTCGCAGGCTCACGCAGGCCAAATCGCGCCGCGCGGCCTGA
- the odc2 gene encoding ornithine/lysine decarboxylase, whose product MTTQRIRDFLATRRPDGPCLVLDLDVVRDNFHAFRHAMPDSSIYYAVKANPAPEVLKLLAGMGSNFDCASVAEVEMALDAGATAARISFGNTIKKERDIARAHALGVSLFAVDSHEEVEKMARAAPGARVFCRVLTDGEGAEWPLSRKFGCVPQMAVDVLVYAHQLGLESYGVSFHVGSQMTKVDAWDSALADAKRVFVSLGKQGIHLQMVNMGGGFPTKYLRDVPAAEAYGKAINQSLRDHFGNQIPKTIIEPGRGMVGNAGVIKAEVVLISKKSDNDEARWVFLDIGKFGGLAETMDEAIRYPIRTERDGDEMEPCIIAGPTCDSADVLYEKNLYPLPLSLTIGDEVFIEGTGAYTTTYSAVAFNGFDPLKSYVI is encoded by the coding sequence ATGACCACTCAGCGCATCCGCGACTTTCTTGCAACCCGACGTCCCGACGGCCCTTGCCTCGTGCTGGATCTCGACGTGGTCCGCGACAATTTTCACGCTTTCCGTCACGCCATGCCGGACAGCTCTATCTATTATGCCGTCAAGGCCAATCCGGCTCCTGAAGTGTTGAAGCTTCTGGCCGGCATGGGCTCCAACTTCGATTGCGCGTCCGTCGCTGAAGTCGAAATGGCGCTCGACGCTGGTGCAACGGCTGCTCGCATCTCTTTCGGCAACACGATCAAGAAGGAACGGGACATCGCCCGTGCGCATGCACTCGGTGTCAGCCTTTTCGCCGTGGACAGCCATGAAGAAGTCGAGAAGATGGCCCGTGCCGCTCCTGGTGCCCGCGTATTCTGCCGTGTCCTGACGGATGGCGAGGGTGCCGAATGGCCGCTGTCGCGCAAGTTCGGCTGCGTTCCGCAGATGGCTGTCGACGTCCTCGTTTATGCACATCAGCTGGGCCTTGAATCCTATGGCGTGTCGTTCCACGTCGGCTCGCAGATGACCAAGGTCGATGCCTGGGACTCGGCTCTTGCCGATGCCAAGCGCGTGTTCGTTTCGCTGGGCAAGCAGGGCATCCACCTGCAGATGGTCAACATGGGCGGTGGATTTCCGACCAAGTACCTGCGCGACGTTCCTGCTGCCGAAGCCTATGGCAAGGCCATCAACCAGAGCCTGCGCGATCACTTCGGCAACCAGATCCCGAAGACGATCATCGAGCCAGGTCGCGGCATGGTCGGCAACGCCGGCGTTATCAAGGCGGAAGTCGTGCTGATCTCGAAGAAGTCGGACAATGACGAAGCCCGCTGGGTTTTCCTCGATATCGGCAAGTTCGGCGGTCTCGCCGAGACGATGGATGAAGCCATTCGCTACCCGATCCGCACCGAGCGCGACGGCGACGAAATGGAGCCTTGCATCATTGCCGGCCCGACCTGCGATTCGGCCGACGTGCTCTACGAGAAGAACCTCTATCCGCTGCCATTGTCACTGACGATCGGCGACGAGGTGTTCATCGAAGGCACCGGCGCCTATACGACGACCTATTCGGCTGTGGCATTCAACGGTTTCGACCCGCTGAAGTCCTACGTCATCTAG